From a single Aspergillus puulaauensis MK2 DNA, chromosome 2, nearly complete sequence genomic region:
- a CDS encoding Zn(II)2Cys6 transcription factor (COG:S;~EggNog:ENOG410PHJN;~InterPro:IPR036864,IPR021858,IPR001138;~PFAM:PF00172,PF11951;~go_function: GO:0000981 - DNA-binding transcription factor activity, RNA polymerase II-specific [Evidence IEA];~go_function: GO:0008270 - zinc ion binding [Evidence IEA];~go_process: GO:0006355 - regulation of transcription, DNA-templated [Evidence IEA]), whose product MPLSHPLRSPDHLGPLKSRRGCKACKARKVKCGEEKPSCRRCLARRYKCEYATSTNDSYAAAASTTSILNLPISPSPNTVWRERRAFAYYFEHAAPYLGGGLDQDFWARVVPWACRTEPAIWDAVNAISTLFEYPDMCHDFVFLSLRHEMSPALNPKQSEALCWYSRSLSKIRTQINRGSVDAQVALISCVLFVCIETLQGHVEEALQLYNQGIKLILDLRAKSSSFQATLLEGTLAPLFMRLGSAALSISGTSICDLFSDINNGETYNFTSLGSARDALIPLSAQVQILERESGSNPFIGLEAKITPKLIAKRSRLQEALRRWCCAYNDLTQKLQSTSPPPMNSNPSIQALLIMYHTTLSMITSTCLERSETVYDAHLPSFRLIVEQATIALDNSASPNGTQPAFTFELGVGLPLFWTAMECHDPALRRKALELLRKSPPVQSFYKCATGLMLAGKIIEQEEALSRSILRQRARQSGDSIASNTSEDDIEVTEIPEEARIHHYAVFRPRDQPFLLGPHDVSKWNKGPEQLFMRYTRYRRDPNDESVLHLLDECVSMD is encoded by the coding sequence ATGCCCCTTTCACATCCCCTACGCTCTCCTGACCATCTCGGGCCTCTCAAGTCGCGACGAGGTTGCAAAGCATGCAAGGCCCGAAAGGTCAAATGCGGCGAAGAGAAGCCTAGCTGTCGACGGTGTCTCGCGAGAAGATACAAATGCGAATACGCCACCTCCACGAACGATTCCTACGCCGCGGCCGCATCAACCACGTCTATCCTCAATCTCCCCATCTCCCCATCTCCAAACACTGTATGGCGAGAGCGTCGCGCTTTCGCTTATTATTTTGAACATGCGGCCCCGTACCTAGGTGGGGGACTTGACCAGGACTTTTGGGCCCGTGTCGTCCCCTGGGCCTGTCGTACCGAGCCTGCCATCTGGGATGCCGTGAATGCAATCAGTACCTTGTTTGAATACCCTGATATGTGCCATGACTTCGTATTCCTTAGCCTGCGACACGAAATGTCTCCTGCGCTCAACCCGAAGCAGAGCGAGGCCCTGTGCTGGTACTCGCGCTCGTTGTCGAAGATTCGCACCCAGATTAACCGTGGTAGTGTTGATGCACAAGTTGCCTTGATTAGCTGTGTGCTATTTGTATGTATAGAGACGTTGCAAGGCCATGTGGAAGAGGCCCTGCAACTCTATAACCAGGGGATCAAGCTTATACTCGACTTACGTGCTAAATCCTCCAGTTTCCAGGCAACTCTACTTGAAGGTACTCTCGCTCCTCTGTTCATGCGCCTCGGGTCAGCTGCTTTGTCGATTTCAGGGACGTCGATATGTGATCTGTTCAGCGATATCAACAACGGAGAAACGTACAATTTTACGTCGCTGGGTTCCGCTCGAGATGCGCTCATACCACTTTCGGCTCAGGTCCAAATTCTGGAAAGGGAATCAGGAAGCAACCCATTCATCGGCCTTGAAGCGAAAATCACCCCTAAGCTCATAGCGAAACGAAGTCGACTCCAAGAGGCCCTTAGACGCTGGTGTTGCGCTTACAACGACCTCACGCAAAAGTTGCAAAGCACGAGCCCACCTCCCATGAACTCGAATCCCTCAATCCAAGCCTTGCTTATCATGTACCACACCACGTTGTCTATGATAACGTCAACTTGTCTGGAACGCAGTGAAACAGTCTATGATGCCCACCTTCCCAGCTTCCGCCTCATTGTAGAACAAGCGACCATTGCACTCGACAATTCAGCTAGTCCAAATGGAACCCAGCCTGCCTTCACGTTTGAACTTGGCGTTGGGTTACCTCTCTTCTGGACGGCCATGGAATGCCATGATCCAGCTCTGCGGCGAAAGGCGCTCGAACTCCTGCGCAAATCACCACCAGTGCAAAGCTTCTACAAATGCGCAACTGGGTTGATGCTTGCGGGAAAGATCatcgagcaggaagaggCGCTCAGCAGGAGCATACTTCGGCAAAGAGCACGGCAGTCTGGGGATAGCATCGCCTCAAATACATCAGAGGATGATATCGAGGTGACAGAGATCCCCGAGGAAGCACGAATCCATCACTACGCTGTCTTTCGGCCGCGCGATCAACCATTCTTACTCGGTCCACACGATGTTTCCAAATGGAATAAGGGCCCAGAGCAGCTATTCATGAGGTATACACGGTATCGAAGGGACCCCAATGACGAGTCGGTTTTGCACTTGCTTGATGAATGTGTGTCCATGGACTGA
- a CDS encoding uncharacterized protein (COG:S;~EggNog:ENOG410Q20G;~TransMembrane:1 (i7-26o)), whose amino-acid sequence MAIAKEVIILIVIVGCVVSVLIGYSIHSLATNGFHGQGEPKEMSDDQRRYMREFRLKQMSWMARDARDARSRPDIETPVGSGVYSRMG is encoded by the coding sequence ATGGCCATCGCAAAAGAAGTCATCATCCttatcgtcatcgtcggctgcGTCGTCAGCGTCCTAATAGGCTACTCCATCCACTCGCTCGCTACAAACGGCTTCCACGGACAGGGAGAACCCAAGGAAATGTCTGACGACCAGAGACGGTATATGCGGGAGTTCCGATTGAAACagatgagctggatggcGCGAGACGCGCGAGACGCGCGGTCACGGCCGGATATCGAGACGCCGGTTGGGTCGGGGGTTTATTCGAGGATGGGGTAG